Proteins encoded together in one Dermacentor variabilis isolate Ectoservices chromosome 2, ASM5094787v1, whole genome shotgun sequence window:
- the LOC142570866 gene encoding chitinase-3-like protein 1 — MHVNSYHDPFLARFQDYDRVDSPQHRQHNSAERKESSMPTQPTVPWKVNPGFGSRPHGSVSRRPHAYSNVGRSTQAVDDRSVVGGRKPSVAPPPQLLRDYPLLLPRDYQGESKSICMFHATSSGRTRNGIHYKPWNFPYHLCTHVVYCCAGISAELEVISRHVDIDIKEGFIASFTAMKMKNPYLRVYIGVGSDDKDRTAFAKIVASVGMRQQFAQNAVTWMRRAQYDGMVLYWRYPFMEQKAKLVDTMRYLRQALYGMDLTVGIVVPLDEMLRDRFNVSELSRLLDDYTILIDPIDTQGPSYDSTFVPFRDGTVRMYAGVFMSTLRHSSAGDDKTNDGRFQLCYMFPVNAVSFTLERAAQTEINAPTVGPGEPGQSTEVPGALAYDEVCSQTWENTRRVNYGVVSTRGNQWVVYQNRSSLHELLTALGYVTGPAKCFGIWDPFWDDFAGACGEGPYPLTRAIFAKVVGHKIPFKKKANVWDLL, encoded by the coding sequence ATGCACGTCAACTCCTATCATGACCCCTTCCTGGCTAGATTTCAAGACTACGATAGAGTTGACTCGCCGCAGCATCGGCAGCATAATTCGGCCGAGCGCAAAGAAAGCTCCATGCCAACCCAGCCCACTGTTCCTTGGAAGGTGAACCCTGGGTTTGGCTCGAGGCCGCACGGTTCCGTCTCGCGTCGTCCGCACGCCTACTCGAACGTCGGCAGAAGCACTCAGGCTGTCGACGATAGATCGGTCGTCGGAGGACGCAAGCCGTCGGTGGCACCTCCGCCGCAACTTCTTCGTGATTACCCGCTGCTCCTTCCTCGCGACTACCAGGGTGAAAGCAAGTCTATCTGCATGTTCCATGCCACGAGCTCCGGTAGAACGCGCAATGGCATTCACTACAAGCCCTGGAATTTCCCGTACCACCTCTGCACGCACGTCGTCTACTGCTGCGCCGGCATCTCGGCCGAGCTGGAGGTGATTTCGCGCCATGTTGACATAGATATTAAAGAGGGATTCATCGCGTCCTTCACCGCGATGAAAATGAAGAACCCCTACCTGCGCGTCTACATCGGCGTTGGCAGCGACGACAAGGACCGCACGGCCTTCGCCAAGATTGTCGCCAGCGTCGGAATGCGGCAGCAGTTCGCCCAGAACGCAGTGACGTGGATGCGCCGTGCACAGTACGACGGCATGGTCCTCTACTGGAGGTACCCTTTCATGGAGCAGAAGGCGAAGCTCGTGGATACGATGCGCTACCTGCGGCAGGCGCTTTACGGCATGGACCTGACCGTGGGAATTGTGGTGCCGCTGGACGAGATGCTGCGCGACCGCTTCAACGTGTCTGAGTTGTCGAGGTTGCTCGACGACTACACCATCTTAATCGACCCCATCGATACCCAGGGACCCTCGTATGACTCCACCTTCGTCCCTTTCAGGGACGGGACGGTACGCATGTATGCCGGCGTCTTCATGAGCACACTTCGACACAGCAGCGCGGGTGATGACAAGACAAACGACGGTCGCTTTCAGCTGTGCTACATGTTTCCGGTGAACGCCGTTTCGTTTACGTTGGAACGGGCCGCCCAGACTGAGATCAATGCACCGACCGTGGGCCCTGGGGAACCCGGACAGAGTACCGAGGTTCCGGGTGCCCTCGCCTACGACGAGGTCTGCTCTCAAACGTGGGAGAACACGCGCCGTGTGAACTACGGCGTGGTCTCGACGCGCGGAAATCAGTGGGTGGTGTACCAGAACCGGAGCTCCCTGCACGAGCTGCTGACAGCATTGGGGTATGTCACAGGCCCTGCCAAGTGTTTCGGAATCTGGGACCCATTTTGGGACGACTTCGCGGGAGCTTGCGGCGAGGGCCCGTACCCACTGACACGGGCCATCTTCGCAAAAGTTGTTGGGCACAAGATCCCCTTCAAGAAAAAAGCGAATGTCTGGGACTTGCTTTAG